ATAAAACATGTCCATGTACATCTTTCCAGGAGTGTATAAATAGAGGTGTCAGAAGAGGAATTAGGTGAAGAGAGAGATAGAAGATGGAGTGGAGAAAATGTTATCTAGATGTGATACTAGTACCACTTGGATTCCTTATTACCATGGCCTATCATATCTGGTTATGGCATAAGGTTCGAACGCAGCCCCTCTCCACCATCATTGGCACAAACGCAAGCGGACGTCGTTACTGGGTTTTGGCCATGATAAAGGTATCTCATTTCTCATGCATATACACACCCTTAATTACTCCCACCTACCCccactcactctctctctccctctctctctctctctctctctctatatatatatatataataactcAAGCTTTATAATTTTCCATTAATCATTTAACCACGCTAATTATACTTTCATCTCactaaatataagggcaaaaaaatatatatcttaCGTTCTAGCATCTAAATTCgatttttttctttaatatcATTTCCATACTTCTGAAAAAGACCCTGTTctgtgctctctctctctctctctctacatatATCCTTTTCCCTGTTCTTGACTTTTCCCTGTTCTTGAAATTCCCATAAGATTAAGAATCATGTAAACATAGATTTGGAAACAAATAGCCGACAAAGCATATAGGAATAATATATAATTGGAATTAGGGAAATTTCTTGATTTATTATGGATTTGATACACAATAAATATGATGGAATTCTCACGTAAAGTAGATAAGAGCTGTTTATGATGGACTGAGGTTGGGGATTAATTCCCTCCCCATGCAAAGTTTCTACAtacattattatatatttatgcgTGCACTTCACTTTCATTGCCAATCTTGAAGAAGAAAAGATGGTAACTTTTTCCCTTTATGGTTTTATGATATGGCCATGACCACGATGGATCATGCCTCCTTTTTACTCATTTGCATCATCAATAATTGAGATGCCTAGCGTTGTTTAATTACTATTAGAACAGTGACGCCAATTTCATTGAGAAAAAGGGCATAGATGCCTTGAAACGAATCTCTCGACAACCTGTCTTGCCCTGTTGTACGTATATGACAAGCAAGCAATACTCTTCTTTTGCTCAAATCTCATGCCTTTTCTAGTAGCATACGTATAAACCAGTATCAGATACTCAAGTGGGTAATGTAATTTTGGGTTCAGGACAATGACAAGAAGAACATCTTGGCCGTTCAAACTCTTAGAAACTTGATAATGGGATCCACCTTAATGGCCACCACATCAATCCTTCTCTCTGCTGGGCTGGCTGCCATTATAAGCAGCACTTATACTGTGAAGAAGCCACTAAACGATGCCGTTTACGGGGCTCATGGTGAATTCATGGTGGCATTGAAATATGTGACTCTGCTAAGCTTTTTCCTCTTCTCATTCTTTTGCCACTCTCTGTCCATTAGGTTTGTGAACCAGGTCAACTTACTCATCAACACCCCACCTGATCCCATGTCCATTGTGACCCCTGAGTATGTAACCGAGCTATTAGAGAAGGGTTTTCTTCTCAACTCTGTGGGCAACAGGCTCTTCTATGCTGCTATGCCTTTTCTTCTGTGGATATTTGGACCAGTGCTGGTTTTCTTATGTTCTGTTGCGATGGTCCCTGTGCTCTACAACTCAGACTTTGTGTTTGGCACTGCAAAGAGAAAGAGCAATGTCAACGGGGAAGGGGATTTTGTCTGAATGTATGGGATAGTAGGTTGTAATTATGGATGcatcatataatataatatatatgatgagatttaatataaaatagataaatttatatatttatttcttaaatttataataaattaaatttaattaagttttcatgaaaaattataaacaattttattattattattattattattattattattattattttctttttgggTATCATCATATTTGGATTTTTTTAATTAACTACCTCAAGCTGAATATGAATCAACTCAATTCTTCTTTTACCTACCAAACCCAATTCCCAATTGTGCTTTCTTTGGTGTTCCAATAATTTCCTATGCCCCAAAAGTTGGGTGAATATTCTTAGGAACATAAAGGTTAAAAACAAAAATGGGTGAAAAGAATTTATTTCAATAGTATCCCAGTAATTTTTAAGGCTATAAAATTTTAGGTTGGAATATCAGTTcaatctaaattaattaaaaaaaaaaatgaaaaagctaTTTTGAATTATGAGGAAAAATTATGTGTAATGGAAATAGGTTGAAGCCcaataacaaaaataaataaccgtaatttaaatatttttcaaaatattattttaaatgttataaaaaatttaaaaaattagtttatttatttttaaatttttagtactaaaatataataaatttaactttaaattaatttattaatatctaactaatatatttaaagagatttttttttattaataattctaATAAAAATGCAAAAATAAATTCTTAAATGATGGATAAATCCGAAGCCAATATGTGCTTTCTTTGAGCCTCAAGTCTTTATAACCCCATGCGTTCACATGAAAAATGCAAAGAAatgaattttttatattaataattaaaatatcacTATTAGCAATGGTTAATATATAATGACTTAATCCACAACTAAAATCTCTTAATTTTTTGGTATGATTTTTGAagcataatttatatttaatttttttttttttataaaaaaatcaaGAGAGAAATGGGAATTTGAACCTAACACTTGCTAATAAATTATATGAATTTAACTATTAAACTAAAACAGGCTGTCGAAGTGCGATTAGAAATTGGGCTCAATTGGCTTATGAAGTGGCCTAAATTGGCTAATGGGTTGGTCCTACCCAGACTCTGAGAGGATTAATATAACTTGCTGAGGGAAGCCTGTTTCGACTCCGAAGCCACACCCACCCCTCTGTCTTATGGTTCAAGGCAAGTACTTTCTTAGCTCCTCTTCCTTCCTTTCCATTCATCTATCTCTGTTGCTTTTCCTGGTTATACTTGTGCTTGGatttcttcttcttattattttTTAACCCTTTTATGCCTTGCTTCTTTAATTTTCAGCTTTGCAAGTTGTATGCCTCTCTTCATAGTTTCTGGGAGCTCAATGATTTTCATAGTTTCTGAGGTTAACTAGCTCTTAGTGTTTCCTTATCGTTTCTGCTCTTCGCATCAATAATGCTGTTCTAGCTTAATCCcattttaatccttctttttttttttttttttctctaattgcATTATGGAGTTTATGCTTCTATCTTGAAATTGGTTCTTCAGCAGTAGTCACCGTGACAGTCTTCTTATATCTTCATCATTGTTGTTAATACTGTGCTCTTTCTTTCATTGAATATTAAGAATTGAATTTTTTATCAAGATTTCGCTTTTGTCTAATGGGTTTATTTCCTGGAAGTGAACAAATTACTTATATATTTAAACGAGTTACTTCTTGGTATATGTAATGAGGCCACTACTCATAGACTATAGTGATGGAGGCCAAGCCTCAAACTGTAGGATTCGAAGTTTGGATTCTTGGAGGCAGATTCTGGTCTCTAGAGCTGGTAGTTACTCATTTTAAATTCAATTAGTGGAAAAGTGTTTGACTGTTATGCCATTTTAAATTCTTGATTTAACCTCATTTCTTATGTGTTTTCTATATGCCATTTTGAACTTTTTTTCATTCATGGATGTTTTTGTGTTCATAAATTAGAGATGCCGTGATATATTCTTTCCCACAACTTTTCATACCAGACCAACTGGAGCTCTAGTAATTAGTTTTCTTATAAAATATCCATTGCCAAAACTCATCTGTAAGGGTGCCAAGTTCTGTTGTCGACTTGTTATGTTTTGCTTCTGATTTCCAATAAGCCAAATTTTATCAACAATAAGCGGACTAGCTCTAGAAATGTGTTAAAAGTGCCAGATACTGTAGATTAGTTCAATTAAATTGTTTTTGAATGTTTACTGTGGATATGACTCCAATATGCTCAATAAGGATGGATCTTTTATgtttttaccaaaaaaaaaaaaaaatccaaatcttTGTTCAAATTGCAATTATGGacaatcattttaattttgtctatCATATACACAACCTTTCATGTAGGTGTTAAATGCAGCCAACCTTACAATTCTGGTGATTTCTTCACATTAAACAATCTGTGAATTCTCATGTTGCAGGACTTGAATTCTTCCAGCAGTGGCCATGTCTTCTTCATATCTTCCTGCAACAACAGACTCCATTTCTCTGGCTTTAGAAGCTAAAGATCCATCTGAGCGCATTTCCATTCTTTACCAGATACTTGAAAACCCTTCTTCTTCTCCAGAAGCATTGAGGATAAAAGAACAGTCTATTACAAACCTTTCTGACCTTCTTAGACAAGGGAACAGGGCTGAAGATCTTTATGGGCATCTTACTCATATGAGACCATTCTTTGCCCTAATTCCCAAGGCTAAAACTGCCAAAATTGTCAGGGGAATAATTGATTCTGCAGCTCGAATACCTGGTACATCTGATCCCCAAATTGCTTTCAAGGAAATGGTAGAATGGACCCGAGCAGAAAAGCGTACATTCCTTAGGCAGCGAGTTGAGGCAAGGCTTACAGCTCTTTTGATGGAAAATAAGGAATATTGAGAAGCATGGACTCTTCTTACCAACTTGGTGAAAGAGGTGAGGAGGTTAGATGACAAACGACTTACTAGAGTGTAAGCTACATTTTTCCTTGAGGAACCTTCCCAAGGCAAAAGCTGCTCTTACAGCTGCCAGGACAGCTGCAAATGCTATATATGTACCCCCAGCTCAACAAGGCACAATTGATTTGCAGAGTGGGATTCTTCACGCCGAAGAGAAGGATTATAAAACTGCTTACAGCTATTTCTTTGAAGCATTTAAGTCCTTCAATGCTCTTGAAGGCCCAAGGGCAGTTCTCAGTCTTAAATACATGCTACTATGCAAAATCATGGTGAATCAAGCTGATGATGTGACTGGGATAATTTCTTCAAAGGCAGGTCTCCAGCACATGGGGCCAGATTTGGATGCTATTAAATCCGTGGCTGATGCTCACTCCAAGCGATCTTTGAAGTCGTTTGAGATTGCCCCTGCGCAATTATAAGGCCCAGCTGGAGGAAGACCCAATTGTCCTCAGGCATCTCTCAACAAAATCTGTGCAGATTGATTGAGCCTTTCTCAAGGGTTGAGATTGCCCATATAGCTGAACTGATTGAATTATCAATTGCTCATCCGGAAAAGAAGCTGTCACAGATGATTCTGGACAAGAAGTTTGCTGGGACATTGGATCAGGGTGCTGGGTGCCTCATCATATTTGAAGATCAGAAGACAGATGCAATCTACCCTGCAACTTTAGAAACCATTTCCAACATGGGCAAGATTGTGGATAGCCTGTTTGTCAGTTCTGCCAAGAAATTTTCATCAGTGGAATTTTGTTTGTGCTATCCTCTTTTGACACATTCGTTGGTGGATCTTCTTAACAGTGTTGTTTTTCCTGCCTTTATATTGTTTCCAAAATAGAATTGTCTCGGGTAATATTGCAGTTGGAAGTCTGGTAAGTTGTTTATAAATTATAATGCTTGGATATGTAAAAATAAATGTATTAGTCATATAGCAGCTTCCTCATAATCTTGTATGAATTTGAAAAACGGATCAACCAGAATAAAATCTCAAGTAAAAAAACGGATCAACCGGAATAAAATCTCAAGTAAACAAACTTGGTCTATCATGATGTCATCTGTAAATTAAGCGAGTAGAATTGTAATGAGACTGATAGATGAAATGCACCTAAAATTTTCTGGTTAACCAAAATATGAGAAAAGTTATGTTGGTTGGAATTTTCATAAACTTAGAGCTACAAATCGAAGCAttcttattataaaattatatcaaaaggGGATGTGGGGTTGTGCTTGTGTGTCATTATTGCTTGCTGATTCCAGATGCGtacaaattcttttctttttgcaAATGCAACATTGTATTTGTCAGCGAGCAGAGCATAAGGCTCCTCACTTCATTGAGACCTTAATCAGCAAGGAAGCAAACCCCATATGAAAAATCAAGGATTAGGAAAGTGAAGTGATTTAATTAGCAAAGAAGCAAAGGCCATACGAATAAAGGGAAGTAAAATAATTGAATTGTGGTTGCAACGTGGGGCTTTGCTGTGTTCCACTGTACAAAGTTAGGTATCGCCCAGTCTAAAGAGAGCGAAAAGCAGATACTCAATTCTGTAAAGAAAGTGGAGGTATCCAATCAGCAACTTTGTGGCTTTCTTCTAAGGTCGGTGGCAGTCTATATCAAACCTCCGTTGTGTCGATTATAACCCTGCTCTACCTTCTTATTTACAAAAAACATGATATCATTTGTTAAATACATTGTGAAAATGTTTAAGGATTTTTCCGTAATTTAACAAGGTCAAACGCCTCCTCTTTGTTTTTTGAAACGCACAGAGAGGCGTACTCTACTTGCTCTGTTTTCTCTATATATCAACACGAAGTTCGCTCGTAATCCTTcccttccttctctctctctctctctctctctctctctctcatagcAATAGTTGTAGACCAGTAGTAAGTAAGAAGGGATGGAGCAGAGAAAAGCAGTAGGTGACATGAAGCGAAGTGAGTCAGAACTGGCCCTCCAAGAGGTTATCAAGAAGACCACCCAAATTAGAGGTGAAGAAATGAAGGAAAATCGTGACAACTCTTTTTCTGCTGAGCTCGACAGCTTCTTTGGCGATGATCTCTCTTTCTCCTTCAAAACTCTGGTTTGGATTCTTTACATTTAGAtacttgtgttttaatttttatttattaacacTTGTTGAAAAGCTTTGGACAATCATGCTGACCTGTACCCACAATCCCATCCATTGAaactaattattttatataaattaatgttACTTTAGAATTTATTGTTATGAGAATTCAGGAATACCTTACTAAGCCAACCATTCATTCAAATGCTTAATTTCCTGCCCTGCGCCTGATCTTAGTCCAAAGATGAAATTCTTAATCCGGAGAGATTTAAAATAACGTGAAAGAAAGTAGAGTTAAAACAAGatgtataattttttaatattaatataaaattaatctcAAATAGAATTAAatgatggaaaaaaaaaaaatgtataaccAATCTTATTCAAtctgaaattaagttttaattgtTGTTGTTAATGTTTGTGGCAAGATCAACTGTATTTTATATGTTTCTGAGTTTATCTATTTACTTTTGACAAATATTTTAATGCTTATTTTCAAGATTATGATGGTAAAGAAATACTTCATTTTATTCTATATCTTTATAAGAAGAGGACATTTAGTCTCAAATTTGAGTCCTTATCGAAGCAAAATGCTTAATTTCCAAGTCCCATCTTCTTAATAGATGCATGTATGCAGGACGCGATGAATGGTTTTTCAAGTTGTGGACTCCCAGAATCATTTGTTGTGTGGTCTCAAAACATCAGCCCCAAGCAATCCAGCATTTCATCAGCACCCATTGATGCTCAGTCATCAGTTTGTGGTATGTTCTTCAATCAGAGTGTCTGTCTAAATGAAGGAATTGTCTTGTTTCGCTTCTCAGTAACATTCAAATAACTTCAAATTTGAGCAGTTAGCAGTCCATTGTCGGCCAATAATAAACCAAACCAAACAAGAGTAAGTAGCAGTGGTTCCTCAGACGATGAAGATGCAGAGACAGAAGCCGGTCCTTGTGAACAGAGCAACAATTCCAATCCCATTGATTTAAGACGCATTAGAAGGTACTCTCAGTCACTCTCTCTCAACTCTCACCTATGCATAAGCAAGCCAATATGATATCGTGATTCTGGCCTTTAGGATGGTTTCAAACCGGGAGTCAGCTAGACGatcaagaaaaagaaaacaagcaCATTTGCACGAGCTTGAATCGCaggtataaaatttaatatttattagtaAATTGGATAGGAAAATTCTAGACCTCTGTACCTGTGTTTGTGTCTTGGTAAGATTTTTTCCATTGGATACATATTTAGAGAGCAATGTCACAGGTTGCTTCATGGGTTTCAGGTTGAACAACTCACAGGAGATAATGCGTCTTTGTACAAGCAGCTTTCAGATGCTTCTCATCAATATCGTGATGCTCATACAAATAACCGAGTTCTTAAATCAGACGTTGAGGCTTTGAGAGCCAAGGTATACTTTTTCTTACTATATCTTTTTTGTAAGTGATTATTGAGATGATTAAAGGGTTGCATTTGTGATGTGAACTAGGTGAAGCTAGCTGAAGATATGGTTACTCGAGGTTCCTTAACCTCTAGCTTGAATCAACTTGTTCATCAAAATCATCTAACTTCACCTCAACCACTCAATAACCATAATCTGCGAGTCTCACCAACCATCACAATTAATGGAGATGATGCCTCGTATGCTGTTGGAGTTGGAAATGCCGATATTAGTAATGGCAATCTCAGGAGCAGTGTCATGAGTGATGCTGTAAGCTGTGTGTCGGAGCTTTGGCCTTGAGAATGAGAGAATATCAATATCGAATTGCCTTTCCACTGtaaaattaggtgtatgtgtcTTCTTATGTCTTAGGTTGTTTCCTGTCATCCTCACTTGTGGTAATGTTGTTGTCTGTACAATACATAGTTGTTTTCTGCTTATAAGTACAATAATTAATGGATTTCTTTTTTTACCTAAACTAAGCCTATCATTGGTTCAAGACATAAGATGAATCTTAGATTCATGATTGATAGTGCTTAATGAAAATTCAACTTTTACTTCTTATCTGGACTTAACCAGAAGGAAAGCTCAAAATTTTCTAGTAGTATTTCCATGAAGGCATATTGGATTTAATCTACTGACTCTGGAGTTTAGGGAGGTTGAAGGTAAGCTGATTGAAGGAGGTCAAGGAAGGAGAGCAAGTAATTAGAACCCATCGGTTATTGGGAAAGAATATACAATTAAGactgaaaagaaaattaaattggcTCATCATCAATTCAAACTCACTAAAATCAATCCTTCCATCCAAGTTCAAATCCACAACCTTCAACATCTTCTCGATATCGCTCATATCCCACCCTTTGTCCAGACCCAAGCATTGCAGCACCCTTTTCAGCTCCACTGCTTCTATATACCCATTACCATCCTCATCAAATATTTTGAAGGCTTCATGCAGCAAATGCTGGCGCTCTGGCCCTTTTTCCAATCCATTAAGCACCTCCTCTACCGGCACTTCAGCAGAtttgttttcttcttcttcttcttcttcttcgccATATATCAAACCAAGCTTCTCCACCACTTGGCGTGCATTCTCCTTTTTTATTTTACCATTGTTTTCCATCCCAAACACAACAGTTAATGCCCGGATCATGAAGTCATCCACTTGAGGTGCATTTTGCGGGTTGTAACTTGGACTTGGATCAAGGCATGGCGAACTTGACCCTGCAACTCCCATTGCTTCCACTAGCTCTCCGACCAGTCTGGAGCACAGTCCTGATACGTTCATCATTTTGCAAAATACAATTAGAAACTCGCTCAAGGGCTCTTTCTGCTGTACAGACAGAAATTATTGGTTCCCTTTTCTGCAGTATCATCTGCTTTATATAGTTGGTAATCCATATAAAGAACATTCATGTTGATGAAAATCACTTTGAATGCCATTGGATTGCCACATTCAATTATTGCTTCCATTCCAGTTGATCTGATGATTAATTTTTTACATTATTGCAAAGCTGGCAAATTCTCTTACAGTACAAGTGTTGATGGCCCATGATGATTTGGTGAATACTTACGTTAAATTGGGTCAATGCATCGGATAAACACTGCCCTAGTTGGTACAATGTATGAACCATAGGAGTatatgggatttttttttttaaattattctttAATTGTATTCTTACGCTGGATTAGGCTATATATACTAAATCCTCTTAGCTTTTCCTTAGAGGAGAGACTTGCATTTATTTATTCGCTGCAAGGCAGAGGACAGGAAGATGTTCAAATATAGGAGTGTTATTTATACATGAACATAACCGAATAAAAGTAGAAATTATGAGAAAATTTGGCCCATCATGAGCAATAGATTTATGGGGATTGGTGGATTTAAAGAAGCTTGAAGAATATGATTTAGATTTGACGTGAAAACCAGCTCACAACTCATCAATTTACTTGGAAATTATTGCTTGTTAACGCAGTTTCAAGGCACTGCTTTCCTAAAATCTCAGCATCTCTACCAATAAAATGACAAGTTTGCAAATCTCATCAATTAATGAGAgattatttttgtattgtttaagAGAGAGCACATGAAACCGCGTTGTTTGTAAAATTATTGCTCTGTGATTTTCTAATTCAATAATGTGCTTTACTCCAGCACTGCTTAACATTTTGCTGCCATATGAGTGACATCTGTGCTATGCATCTTCTTACTTCTCAAAGCTTTCAAAATTGGTATTCCTTCTCAATTTTAATTCTCTCTTTCTCCCCTAGGCACAAATCCGACGCCACTAAGCCGAAACTCATTGATTACATATGTGTATTGGTTAACAAAAGACACAAAATGCATCTCTTGAAAGCAACAAATGCAACTCAAAACATTTACAAACGTGTTTATATAACTGCATACCATCATTAATTAGAACCACAACAGATGTCCACATTATTTTCAAATCAACTGTGGTCATTATAACATCTTTGAGTTGTATTATACAAGTAACAAAGAGAGATTTTTCTTATGCATCAATTAATCAGCGATCCCCCTATATTTAACAGTACATCAGGTCCTCTATCGCCAGAACTTGAGAAATCCTCCGGCAATGGTATATTTAGCTCTGAACAAACAAGCTGAATGATTTCTCTTGTTAAACCCCCAAACGACATTTTGTTTAGTGTCACTGCAATGGCAAACCTGTTTTTGATATCACAAAAGCCCGTGGATCCTCCCATGCCCGAGTGCCCAAACCCACTAAAGGATCCATCATTTAAAATAGCCCTCCTAAATCCGAGTCCAAATTTTCCATTTGGTATGGCCATATTCTCATAGTCCCCCACGCCCAAGAATGCATCATGAATTTTAGGGTTAGTAAAAATCCTCCCAACATTATTTTTTTTAGAACCATCATCGCTTGCAAAGTTGTCAGCTGCACTGGCATTACTGCTGCTGCTATCGGTGTCAACAGCAAGCCTAGTGCTACTACTACTTTTACCCTTTTGCCTTTTAGGGGTCTTCTCAGAAGGAAACTTGGGAATGTGGGGGTGGCTACCAAGTGGTGGCTTGGAGAAAGAGGAATGTGGTAGTGGGATTGTGCCTCCATCAACAAGGGCTGCATAATAGCGTGCAAGAGCGCGGGCTGAGCAATGTCCATTAGCAGCAGGTATGATTGCGCGACGAACATTCAGCGTGTTGAATAAAGCCGGCAAGGCAGATAATTGTTGAGCAATGTCGCTTAGCTGGAAGAAAAATGATAGGTCCTTCTCTAAAAGATCGCTGAAATTATCCGTATCTACTGTTAGACTTGCAAGTCGAGATTCCACACCTGGAGAAAAGAAGAAACACATTATACTGCAATTATCTAAGCAAGTCCAAGTTTACAATTCCCAGGAACTAGGAGATAGTACCATTACAATTTTATTTGTTATAGAATTGAACCAAACACTGTGTAAACTACAGATAAGAGATGAAAAGAGAGTGATTGTTTTCACATGCTTGCATGACATATACCAGGAGGAATTCCAACATACAGCTCGCCTTCAATTTTGAGGGGCTGAATGATTGCTTCTTCAAGAATCTCCTGAAATTTCTTGCCAGACACATGCTGTTTCATTTGAATCATTATTAAAACAGGGAATTAGTACGACTCCTTGAAAATCATCCCAAGTTATTCATTATGTTCAGAGGAACAGATCAAAATCATATATTCCGATCAGAAAGTTATATTATTGTTATTATGTGCTGTCTCTGGCTTTtagtgttttttcttttttttttttcctcttcttttacttcttgtgtgtgcgtgtgtgtgttgttaggggg
The sequence above is a segment of the Hevea brasiliensis isolate MT/VB/25A 57/8 chromosome 11, ASM3005281v1, whole genome shotgun sequence genome. Coding sequences within it:
- the LOC110653997 gene encoding uncharacterized protein LOC110653997, with amino-acid sequence MEWRKCYLDVILVPLGFLITMAYHIWLWHKVRTQPLSTIIGTNASGRRYWVLAMIKDNDKKNILAVQTLRNLIMGSTLMATTSILLSAGLAAIISSTYTVKKPLNDAVYGAHGEFMVALKYVTLLSFFLFSFFCHSLSIRFVNQVNLLINTPPDPMSIVTPEYVTELLEKGFLLNSVGNRLFYAAMPFLLWIFGPVLVFLCSVAMVPVLYNSDFVFGTAKRKSNVNGEGDFV
- the LOC110643189 gene encoding LOW QUALITY PROTEIN: 26S proteasome non-ATPase regulatory subunit 11 homolog (The sequence of the model RefSeq protein was modified relative to this genomic sequence to represent the inferred CDS: inserted 4 bases in 2 codons; deleted 1 base in 1 codon; substituted 1 base at 1 genomic stop codon); this translates as MSSSYLPATTDSISLALEAKDPSERISILYQILENPSSSPEALRIKEQSITNLSDLLRQGNRAEDLYGHLTHMRPFFALIPKAKTAKIVRGIIDSAARIPGTSDPQIAFKEMVEWTRAEKRTFLRQRVEARLTALLMENKEYXEAWTLLTNLVKEVRRLDDKXDLLECKLHFSLRNLPKAKAALTAARTAANAIYVPPAQQGTIDLQSGILHAEEKDYKTAYSYFFEAFKSFNALEGPRAVLSLKYMLLCKIMVNQADDVTGIISSKAGLQHMGPDLDAIKSVADAHSKRSLKSFEIALRNYKAQLEEDPIVLRHLSXQNLCRLIEPFSRVEIAHIAELIELSIAHPEKKLSQMILDKKFAGTLDQGAGCLIIFEDQKTDAIYPATLETISNMGKIVDSLFVSSAKKFSSVEFCLCYPLLTHSLVDLLNSVVFPAFILFPK
- the LOC110643187 gene encoding basic leucine zipper 9; the encoded protein is MEQRKAVGDMKRSESELALQEVIKKTTQIRGEEMKENRDNSFSAELDSFFGDDLSFSFKTLDAMNGFSSCGLPESFVVWSQNISPKQSSISSAPIDAQSSVCVSSPLSANNKPNQTRVSSSGSSDDEDAETEAGPCEQSNNSNPIDLRRIRRMVSNRESARRSRKRKQAHLHELESQVEQLTGDNASLYKQLSDASHQYRDAHTNNRVLKSDVEALRAKVKLAEDMVTRGSLTSSLNQLVHQNHLTSPQPLNNHNLRVSPTITINGDDASYAVGVGNADISNGNLRSSVMSDAVSCVSELWP
- the LOC110643188 gene encoding calmodulin-like protein 7, which encodes MMNVSGLCSRLVGELVEAMGVAGSSSPCLDPSPSYNPQNAPQVDDFMIRALTVVFGMENNGKIKKENARQVVEKLGLIYGEEEEEEEENKSAEVPVEEVLNGLEKGPERQHLLHEAFKIFDEDGNGYIEAVELKRVLQCLGLDKGWDMSDIEKMLKVVDLNLDGRIDFSEFELMMSQFNFLFSLNCIFFPNNRWVLITCSPSLTSFNQLTFNLPKLQSQ